A genome region from Marinobacter panjinensis includes the following:
- a CDS encoding YheV family putative zinc ribbon protein: MPTPKRFIAGAVCPRCAEMDKIMMFTTDDDDQVRECVACGFTDAVSDAPPAPANPELETRVNTRSNKDDHTVKQVVFFKSGEED, from the coding sequence ATGCCGACCCCAAAACGCTTCATCGCCGGCGCTGTCTGCCCCCGCTGTGCGGAGATGGACAAGATCATGATGTTCACCACCGACGACGATGACCAGGTCCGCGAATGCGTGGCCTGCGGCTTCACCGACGCGGTGTCCGACGCGCCTCCAGCTCCGGCCAATCCGGAGCTGGAAACCCGCGTCAACACCCGTAGTAACAAAGACGACCATACGGTCAAACAGGTGGTGTTTTTCAAGTCCGGGGAGGAGGACTGA
- a CDS encoding Na+/H+ antiporter family protein: MNAVVAAVAIMLVLSLCRIHVVVALIIGAVAGGLISGLSLDATIAAFNEGLGGGATVALSYATLGAFAVAIGKSGLAHALADKALALVGRQDDGKAAGGIRLLIIGLLLAIAMSSQNILPIHIAFIPLVVPPLLYVMAKLNMDRRLVACVLTFGLITPYMFLPVGFGGIYLNEILLANIGENGIDATGLNVMSAMALPALGMLCGLLVAVFFSYRGERHYNLDAIARTERVDVNYNGGTLLMAVVAIVAAFVVQLWLGSMILGALAGFVLFNLSGVVKWKEADDLFTEGMKMLAMIGFIMIAASGFAEVMRETGEIATLVEGSVATIGDNKALAALLMLVVGLLITMGIGSSFSTIPIIAALYVPLALELGFTPLAIVALVGTAGALGDAGSPASDSTLGPTAGLNVDGQHNHIWDTVVPTFLHYNLPLLGFGWVAAMVL; this comes from the coding sequence GGCCTGATCAGCGGCCTGTCGCTGGACGCCACCATTGCCGCGTTCAACGAAGGCCTCGGAGGCGGGGCAACCGTCGCGCTGTCCTACGCCACCCTGGGTGCCTTCGCCGTCGCCATCGGCAAATCCGGCCTTGCACATGCCCTTGCCGACAAGGCTCTGGCCCTGGTGGGCCGGCAGGATGACGGCAAGGCCGCTGGCGGTATACGGCTGCTGATTATCGGCCTGCTACTGGCCATCGCCATGTCGTCCCAGAATATCCTGCCGATCCACATCGCCTTCATCCCCCTGGTGGTACCGCCGTTGCTGTACGTGATGGCAAAACTGAACATGGACCGCCGCCTGGTGGCCTGCGTACTGACGTTCGGCCTGATCACTCCCTACATGTTCCTGCCCGTGGGCTTTGGCGGCATCTATCTGAATGAAATCCTGCTGGCGAACATAGGCGAGAACGGCATCGACGCCACCGGTCTCAACGTCATGTCTGCCATGGCCCTGCCGGCCCTGGGCATGCTCTGTGGTTTGCTGGTGGCGGTCTTCTTCAGCTACCGCGGCGAACGGCACTACAACCTGGACGCCATCGCCCGCACTGAACGGGTGGATGTGAACTACAACGGCGGGACATTGCTCATGGCCGTGGTCGCCATTGTGGCGGCCTTCGTGGTGCAGCTGTGGCTGGGCTCGATGATTCTCGGGGCACTGGCAGGCTTTGTCCTGTTCAACCTGTCCGGCGTGGTGAAATGGAAGGAGGCCGATGACCTGTTCACCGAAGGCATGAAGATGCTGGCGATGATCGGCTTCATCATGATCGCCGCCTCAGGCTTTGCGGAAGTGATGCGCGAAACCGGCGAAATCGCCACCCTGGTGGAAGGATCCGTTGCCACCATAGGCGACAACAAGGCCCTGGCAGCATTGCTGATGTTGGTAGTCGGCCTGCTGATCACCATGGGCATCGGTTCGTCGTTCTCCACCATCCCCATCATCGCGGCCCTGTATGTGCCTCTGGCCCTGGAACTGGGCTTCACCCCCCTGGCCATCGTGGCCCTGGTAGGCACAGCCGGCGCCCTCGGCGACGCCGGTTCCCCGGCGTCCGATTCCACCCTCGGCCCCACCGCCGGCCTCAACGTCGACGGCCAGCACAACCACATCTGGGATACGGTGGTGCCTACGTTCCTGCACTACAACCTCCCCCTATTGGGCTTTGGCTGGGTGGCGGCCATGGTTCTTTAA
- the prlC gene encoding oligopeptidase A, translating to MNNPLLTDDLLPRFDHVRTEHMEPAIDQILSENRMKISQIAQQDDPTWETLAQPMQATEDRLERAWSVISHLNGVMNSDELRKVYKTCLEKLTEYSTELSQNAELCDAYKKLAASDEFKELSEAQRKSVENTLRDFHLGGVDLPPEQKKQYADLSMEISELSNRFSDNVLDATQHWFKHITDVEELAGVPESALDGAKQAAQQKDLDGYVITLDFPSFYPVMTYCDNRDLRREVYEAFVTRASDMGPDAGTWDNTPVMAEILKRRHAMAKLLGFNNYAERSLATKMARSVDEVLEFLNQLAAKSKPIAEREFAELKAFAKDTHGVDDLQAWDIGYYSEKLRHDRYDISPETLRPWFPVDKVVPGLFAVAEKLFDIQIEARPEVETWHPDATAYCISRHGEPLAWFYLDLFARQGKRGGAWMADCRVRWRNLRGQLQLPVAFLTCNFTPPVNGKPSLLTHDEVTTMFHEFGHGLHHMLTQVDVLDVSGINGVAWDAVELPSQFLENWCWNPDSLALIASHHETGEPLPEDLLQKMLAAKNFQSGMAMVRQLEFSLFDFRLHAEFTEEAPTNPLDMHRKVRSEIAVVEAPEFNRFPNSFSHVFSGGYAAGYYSYKWAEVLAADAFSLFEERGIFDPETGKAFLENILEKGGSQEPMELFKAFRGREPQVDALLKQNGITDDAA from the coding sequence ATGAATAACCCGTTACTGACCGACGACCTGTTGCCAAGGTTCGACCATGTTCGCACTGAACATATGGAGCCGGCAATCGACCAGATTCTCAGCGAAAATCGCATGAAAATCTCTCAAATAGCACAGCAGGACGATCCCACGTGGGAAACCCTGGCGCAACCCATGCAGGCAACCGAGGACCGGCTGGAGCGCGCCTGGTCGGTGATTTCCCATCTTAACGGTGTCATGAACAGTGACGAACTTCGTAAGGTCTACAAGACCTGTCTGGAAAAGCTCACCGAATACAGCACCGAGCTGAGCCAGAACGCCGAACTCTGCGACGCCTACAAGAAACTGGCGGCCAGCGACGAGTTCAAAGAACTGAGCGAAGCCCAGCGCAAGTCTGTGGAAAACACCCTGCGGGATTTCCATCTTGGTGGTGTCGACCTGCCGCCGGAACAGAAAAAGCAGTACGCGGATCTTTCCATGGAGATTTCGGAACTGTCCAACCGCTTCAGCGATAACGTTCTGGATGCCACCCAGCACTGGTTCAAGCACATCACCGATGTGGAAGAACTGGCCGGCGTTCCGGAAAGCGCGCTGGATGGCGCGAAACAGGCTGCGCAGCAGAAAGATCTCGACGGCTACGTGATCACCCTGGACTTCCCCAGCTTTTATCCGGTGATGACCTACTGTGACAACCGGGACCTTCGCCGCGAAGTCTACGAGGCTTTTGTGACCCGGGCTTCCGACATGGGGCCGGATGCCGGTACCTGGGACAATACCCCGGTGATGGCAGAAATTCTCAAACGCCGCCATGCCATGGCGAAGCTATTGGGGTTCAACAACTACGCCGAACGCTCCCTGGCCACCAAGATGGCCCGCAGTGTGGACGAGGTTCTGGAGTTTCTTAACCAGTTGGCAGCGAAATCGAAGCCCATCGCCGAGCGGGAGTTTGCGGAGCTGAAGGCGTTTGCCAAAGACACTCATGGCGTTGACGACCTGCAGGCCTGGGATATCGGCTACTACAGCGAAAAGCTGCGCCATGACCGCTACGATATCTCACCGGAAACCCTGCGCCCCTGGTTCCCCGTCGACAAGGTGGTGCCTGGGCTGTTTGCGGTTGCTGAAAAGCTGTTTGATATCCAGATTGAGGCCAGACCGGAAGTGGAAACCTGGCACCCGGACGCCACCGCGTACTGCATCAGCCGCCATGGCGAGCCGCTGGCCTGGTTCTACCTTGACCTGTTCGCCCGCCAGGGCAAACGAGGCGGCGCCTGGATGGCCGACTGCCGGGTACGCTGGCGCAACCTCCGTGGCCAGTTGCAGCTGCCGGTCGCCTTCCTGACCTGTAACTTCACGCCGCCGGTTAACGGCAAGCCGTCGCTGCTGACCCACGACGAAGTGACCACCATGTTCCACGAATTCGGCCATGGCCTGCACCATATGCTGACCCAGGTGGACGTGCTGGATGTGTCCGGTATCAACGGTGTGGCCTGGGACGCGGTGGAACTGCCCAGCCAGTTCCTGGAAAACTGGTGCTGGAACCCGGATTCCCTGGCTCTGATCGCTTCGCACCACGAAACCGGTGAACCGTTGCCTGAGGATCTGCTGCAGAAAATGCTGGCGGCCAAGAACTTCCAGTCCGGCATGGCTATGGTGAGGCAGCTGGAATTCTCGTTGTTCGACTTCCGCCTGCATGCGGAATTCACCGAGGAAGCACCCACCAACCCGCTGGACATGCACCGCAAGGTACGCAGCGAAATCGCGGTGGTGGAAGCACCAGAGTTCAACCGCTTCCCCAACAGCTTCTCCCATGTGTTTTCTGGCGGCTATGCCGCGGGCTATTACAGTTACAAGTGGGCGGAAGTACTGGCGGCTGATGCCTTCTCGCTGTTCGAGGAGCGCGGCATCTTCGACCCGGAGACCGGCAAGGCGTTCCTGGAGAATATCCTCGAGAAAGGTGGTTCCCAGGAACCCATGGAGCTGTTCAAGGCCTTCCGCGGTCGTGAGCCGCAAGTGGATGCGTTGCTGAAGCAGAATGGCATTACGGATGATGCTGCGTGA